One Niabella beijingensis DNA window includes the following coding sequences:
- a CDS encoding RNA polymerase sigma factor, with translation MELQEVPYQDDTLIQRFREGDETAFTTIYHNLYEKLYWYGRRFVPQETEVEDILAEAYLKAWDKRQEFKDMEAVTGFLHIVVRNQCLNYLKREQMKSARQQSLLAQLDAFEPGDFSIEDLQASLLRRIFDEIDQLPPKLRDTFLLSYKDGLKPAAIAARLGVSVQTVKNQKTHGLKILRTVLANDPLLLFILFLLEQHFDA, from the coding sequence TTGGAATTACAGGAGGTCCCATACCAGGATGATACGCTGATCCAACGCTTTCGCGAAGGAGATGAAACTGCTTTTACCACCATTTATCATAATCTCTATGAAAAGTTATACTGGTATGGCCGGCGTTTTGTGCCACAGGAGACGGAAGTGGAAGATATACTGGCAGAAGCCTATCTAAAAGCCTGGGATAAAAGACAGGAGTTTAAGGATATGGAGGCCGTCACCGGCTTTTTGCACATCGTGGTCCGTAATCAGTGTTTAAATTATTTAAAGCGGGAGCAAATGAAGAGCGCCCGCCAGCAATCCCTGCTTGCCCAGCTGGATGCGTTTGAACCCGGCGATTTTAGCATCGAGGATTTGCAGGCATCGCTGCTGCGCAGGATTTTTGATGAAATTGATCAGTTGCCTCCGAAATTGCGCGATACCTTTTTACTTTCCTATAAAGACGGGTTAAAGCCGGCGGCCATCGCAGCACGACTGGGCGTAAGCGTTCAAACCGTAAAAAACCAGAAAACACATGGGCTCAAAATACTCCGGACAGTACTTGCAAACGATCCGTTATTACTCTTTATACTCTTCCTGCTGGAGCAGCATTTTGATGCATAA
- a CDS encoding FecR family protein — MTAIKVISGLLLKQFSEELSGEEQALLDKWLQQSPANRAFYNKINDEEEFRKLLLSYHLNERQASEERVLNQLFQKINGHRSEGKRKTGNMTRWLAAAAVIAIVGATVYLYVVQKRHSPTAIVAQAQDIQAPSSNRAMITLADGSNVFLDSLGNGQLVQQGNVKLVKLANGKIAYQAANAPSEGGAAVLNTLRNPRGSKVIDMQLSDGSHVWLNAGSSITYPVVFTGDERKVELKGEGYFEVAPSSSPKGGKRRPFIVTFPSPLGGGREGAVEVLGTHFNVNAYGDEPATKVTLLEGSVHVAPLFKENGSGLKLKPGQQAVVNLSTYQLISHPNLTQVMAWKNGLFEFDDADIQSVMKELARWYNIDVSYSGSRSQHFVGSIERSKPLSKVLTMLEKTGAVTFEVKGNRVIVKE; from the coding sequence ATGACAGCTATTAAGGTCATATCGGGTTTATTGTTAAAACAGTTTTCTGAAGAGCTTTCAGGAGAAGAGCAGGCCCTTCTGGATAAGTGGCTGCAGCAGTCACCTGCCAACAGGGCTTTCTACAATAAAATCAATGACGAAGAAGAATTCCGGAAATTGCTTCTCTCCTATCATTTGAACGAACGGCAGGCATCAGAAGAAAGAGTACTCAATCAACTGTTTCAGAAAATCAACGGGCACAGATCTGAGGGCAAAAGAAAGACAGGGAATATGACCCGGTGGCTGGCAGCCGCCGCTGTTATCGCCATTGTGGGAGCTACTGTTTACCTGTATGTCGTTCAAAAGCGACATAGCCCCACTGCAATCGTTGCTCAGGCGCAGGATATCCAGGCACCTTCCTCTAACCGCGCCATGATTACGCTGGCAGATGGAAGCAACGTATTTCTGGATAGTCTGGGAAATGGTCAGCTGGTACAGCAGGGAAATGTAAAACTGGTGAAATTAGCCAACGGGAAAATCGCGTATCAGGCCGCCAACGCCCCTTCCGAAGGAGGCGCGGCTGTACTGAACACGTTGAGGAATCCCCGCGGCAGCAAGGTAATTGACATGCAATTATCCGATGGAAGCCATGTATGGCTGAATGCGGGTTCCTCCATCACCTATCCCGTAGTGTTTACAGGCGATGAGCGGAAAGTGGAGTTGAAAGGCGAAGGGTATTTTGAAGTAGCCCCCTCCAGTTCTCCCAAAGGGGGAAAACGTCGGCCATTTATTGTAACGTTCCCTTCTCCTCTCGGAGGAGGCCGGGAGGGGGCGGTAGAAGTATTGGGTACGCATTTCAATGTAAACGCATATGGGGATGAGCCGGCAACTAAAGTAACCCTACTCGAGGGTAGTGTCCATGTAGCTCCCCTCTTCAAAGAAAACGGATCGGGATTGAAGCTTAAGCCCGGTCAGCAGGCCGTTGTTAACCTGTCCACCTATCAACTGATCAGCCACCCCAACCTCACCCAGGTAATGGCCTGGAAAAATGGTTTGTTTGAATTTGACGATGCCGATATTCAATCTGTCATGAAAGAGTTAGCACGATGGTATAATATAGACGTATCCTATTCCGGCAGCAGGTCCCAGCACTTTGTAGGAAGCATTGAACGGAGCAAACCGTTATCAAAAGTACTGACCATGCTGGAAAAAACAGGAGCAGTAACATTTGAAGTAAAAGGAAATAGAGTTATCGTAAAAGAATAA
- a CDS encoding TonB-dependent receptor yields MKLIAIFLFWACLTSAATGFSQTVTLRGNGILLENVFKEIRKQTGYKFLYSREALQHSKKVSVNAYAQPMEQVLQQCFRGQPLTYEIIEKTIIVKLRTTSTMTPPLLKEQPSLPTAEEIQGRVTDSTGAPLSGASVNIKGTNTGTTTNANGRFTINAKATDILIISFIGYQTVELPANSTSLSAITLFPVESRLEDFVVVGYGVQRKKDLTGAISSVSAKDIANTPVKDVLSAMQGRMAGVQVVSNSGAPGDGINVTVRGQSSLNAGNAPLYIIDGIPVDAGSISQLNGFESHGLNPLSYINPSDIESIEVLKDAASTSIYGSRAANGVVMITTKSGKAGKAKVNINFYAGVSNITRHLDVLNAAQWRSNILEAYRNLDIYNNATTPTVPHWSVLDSLSPMNTGDVDWQSVMYRTAVQKQLDFSVSGGTEKSVYALSTSILDQDGIFIASKYRRITSRLNADFNISKKLKLGYNVIYSNERNNRINAGGDGNHSLVQSILVRPPTYALTYPDGSPIYYFNGKRNPVGLALEATHLNTTNRIIGSQYLEYQILDGLKFRTSISLDFTSMKEDEFLPSTVDYREGYNSGSVRATNNLTWANENYFTYHKTFNTDHDFTALAGFSQQAWKLETTGLNGMYFASDRIRTLNGAGTISGQDVNVTVEHGMVSYFGRVGYNYKSKYLFQANLRADGSSRFGKDNRFGFFPSASAAWRFSAEPFLENATFLNDGKLRLSVGQTGNEAIGNYTSQGEFAIGYNYLDKSGAAPTVMPNSNLTWETSTQYDLGLDLSLFNHRVSFTGDVYIKNTRDLLFDVPIPETTGFPFMTQNIGKIQNKGLELALTTRNLTRDLKWSTTFNIGLNRNKVVSLPEQVLTNGYIQNGAFHILKVGQPIGVFYGYKFLGVYASDADNVNEVRNGSANGKIFAGGDPIWDDRNGDHVINAEDQQIIGNAQPGFTGGFINDFTYKNFSLNIFFQFSNGNDIYSQLNQLRHSVVAYNNVSRDALNRWKAQGDITDYPRTIFNDPLATDSRVSDRWISDGSYLRLKNVRLSYNLPQGLMDKLSLRSVKVYASGENLLTWTKYTGYDPDVSSYSGLRIGIDGGSYPQSRTFIFGLNVEL; encoded by the coding sequence ATGAAACTGATTGCAATCTTTTTATTCTGGGCCTGCCTTACATCAGCCGCTACCGGGTTTTCACAAACGGTAACCCTGAGAGGCAATGGCATTCTGCTCGAAAATGTGTTTAAAGAAATACGTAAACAAACAGGGTATAAATTTCTTTATAGCAGGGAAGCGCTGCAACACTCCAAAAAAGTTTCGGTTAATGCATATGCCCAGCCGATGGAACAGGTATTACAGCAATGCTTCAGGGGCCAGCCGCTTACCTATGAAATCATTGAGAAAACAATTATTGTAAAACTGCGGACTACTTCGACAATGACACCTCCATTACTGAAGGAGCAGCCATCCCTCCCCACTGCCGAAGAAATTCAGGGACGCGTTACAGACAGTACAGGGGCCCCTTTGTCCGGAGCTTCTGTAAATATAAAGGGCACCAATACCGGCACCACTACAAATGCCAACGGGAGATTTACGATAAATGCAAAGGCGACCGACATCCTTATTATCTCTTTTATAGGATACCAGACTGTTGAGTTGCCGGCAAATAGTACTTCTTTATCGGCCATCACGCTTTTTCCTGTTGAAAGCCGGCTGGAAGATTTTGTGGTAGTAGGTTATGGAGTCCAGCGTAAAAAAGATCTTACCGGCGCCATTTCATCTGTCAGTGCCAAAGACATCGCCAATACCCCTGTTAAGGATGTGCTCTCGGCCATGCAGGGCAGGATGGCCGGTGTGCAGGTCGTTTCAAATTCCGGCGCCCCCGGTGACGGCATCAATGTTACCGTAAGGGGACAATCTTCCCTGAATGCCGGTAATGCCCCACTCTATATCATCGATGGGATTCCGGTGGATGCCGGCTCCATCTCCCAGTTAAATGGTTTTGAATCGCACGGACTCAATCCGCTTTCCTATATTAACCCCAGCGATATCGAATCGATTGAAGTGTTAAAGGATGCTGCCTCAACCTCCATTTACGGATCAAGAGCCGCCAATGGTGTGGTAATGATCACCACCAAAAGCGGAAAGGCCGGGAAGGCAAAAGTGAACATCAATTTTTATGCAGGTGTCAGCAACATCACGCGGCATCTTGACGTGCTGAACGCAGCACAATGGCGATCCAACATCCTGGAGGCATACCGCAACCTGGATATTTACAATAACGCTACAACCCCGACAGTGCCCCATTGGTCGGTACTGGATTCTTTAAGTCCTATGAATACAGGCGATGTGGATTGGCAAAGTGTTATGTACAGAACTGCCGTTCAGAAGCAGCTGGATTTTTCCGTAAGCGGCGGTACCGAAAAAAGCGTTTATGCGCTCAGCACTTCTATTCTTGACCAGGACGGGATCTTTATTGCCTCAAAGTACCGCAGGATCACTTCAAGACTTAATGCCGATTTTAATATCTCCAAAAAACTGAAACTGGGGTATAATGTCATTTACAGTAATGAACGCAACAACCGCATCAATGCCGGTGGTGATGGGAACCACAGCCTGGTGCAATCCATTTTAGTACGGCCGCCTACCTACGCGCTCACCTATCCGGATGGTTCCCCGATCTATTATTTTAACGGGAAGAGAAATCCTGTGGGCCTGGCATTGGAAGCCACCCACCTCAATACAACCAACCGGATCATCGGCAGCCAGTACCTGGAATACCAGATCCTGGATGGCCTTAAGTTCAGAACAAGCATCAGCCTGGATTTTACCTCCATGAAAGAGGATGAGTTCCTGCCCTCTACTGTGGATTACCGGGAAGGCTATAATTCAGGGAGTGTGCGGGCTACCAATAACCTTACCTGGGCCAACGAAAATTATTTCACCTATCACAAAACATTTAATACCGACCATGATTTTACCGCCCTGGCGGGTTTCAGCCAGCAGGCCTGGAAACTGGAAACCACGGGACTCAACGGTATGTATTTTGCCAGCGACCGCATCCGCACGCTTAACGGAGCCGGCACGATCTCCGGGCAGGATGTAAACGTTACCGTGGAGCATGGCATGGTTTCTTATTTTGGAAGGGTTGGGTACAATTACAAAAGCAAATACCTTTTCCAGGCCAACCTGAGAGCAGACGGATCATCAAGATTTGGAAAGGACAACCGGTTCGGCTTCTTCCCGTCGGCTTCAGCAGCATGGCGTTTTTCAGCAGAACCGTTTTTGGAAAATGCGACGTTCCTTAATGATGGTAAATTGCGGCTCAGTGTAGGGCAGACAGGGAATGAGGCCATTGGTAATTACACTTCGCAGGGCGAATTTGCTATCGGATACAATTATCTCGACAAATCGGGCGCCGCGCCAACGGTTATGCCCAACTCCAACCTCACCTGGGAAACATCCACCCAGTATGATCTGGGACTTGACCTTTCCCTGTTCAATCACCGGGTTTCGTTTACCGGTGATGTATACATAAAAAACACCCGCGATCTTTTATTCGATGTGCCTATACCCGAAACCACGGGTTTTCCTTTTATGACACAGAACATCGGTAAAATACAAAATAAAGGGCTGGAACTGGCCCTTACCACCAGGAACCTGACCAGGGACCTGAAGTGGAGTACCACATTTAACATCGGCCTCAACCGCAATAAAGTAGTCAGCCTTCCGGAACAGGTGCTTACCAACGGATACATACAGAATGGCGCTTTTCATATTTTAAAAGTAGGACAGCCCATTGGCGTTTTCTACGGGTATAAGTTTTTAGGTGTTTATGCCAGTGATGCCGATAATGTAAACGAAGTACGCAACGGCTCCGCCAACGGGAAAATTTTTGCGGGTGGCGATCCCATCTGGGACGACCGCAACGGCGATCATGTGATCAACGCGGAAGATCAGCAGATCATCGGTAATGCGCAGCCTGGTTTTACAGGAGGCTTTATCAATGACTTCACCTACAAGAATTTTTCACTGAATATCTTCTTCCAGTTTTCAAACGGCAACGACATTTACAGCCAGCTGAACCAGCTGAGGCATTCGGTGGTGGCCTACAACAATGTGTCGCGGGATGCATTGAACCGATGGAAAGCGCAGGGCGACATTACCGATTATCCCAGAACGATCTTTAATGATCCCCTGGCTACGGACAGCCGTGTTTCCGACCGCTGGATCAGCGATGGTTCTTACCTGAGATTAAAAAATGTACGCCTTTCCTACAACCTGCCGCAGGGGCTGATGGATAAGCTGAGCCTGAGAAGTGTAAAAGTATATGCTTCCGGGGAGAACCTGCTGACCTGGACAAAGTATACCGGTTACGATCCGGATGTAAGCTCGTACAGTGGTTTAAGAATTGGCATCGACGGGGGCTCCTATCCGCAGAGCCGTACGTTTATTTTTGGACTAAATGTTGAACTATAA
- a CDS encoding RagB/SusD family nutrient uptake outer membrane protein, protein MKALINKTVSLLLIILLFGSCVKQVLDKKPVSSFPGEDFYKTPDDAQAGVNGIYNAAQGVFRINFAYWGEARADNVQTAQSGESLTLTQNNLTESAVSANWTGLYTMISRANYAIAYIPNAYPGDPDGGKQLMGQARALRALAYFYLVRVWGDVPLVTEPYTSIEQDIFVSKTNKEQVLDQIETDLGYAVQNCADRFNNNDDRIKFTKGGAYALLAQVYMWRKKYAEAATASKMVLDNSLYTLAASMDDWGKIFTNSYSSESIFEIGYNETQTNSLRVLYAVGSDAMFTPSAKFRSSYEQGDKRIPYVYDTTVATPKAIWKFLGKGVSDEDPSPSRQNIVLIRLADILLLRAEALARTGGTNIAESLSLLNRIRQRAGLPAFETEAAAAARYGDLESAILHERSIELCFEGHRWFDLVRTGKAITTMRPVNGLSDERNLVWPVFVSVLNKNPNLEQSEFYK, encoded by the coding sequence ATGAAAGCGTTAATCAATAAAACAGTCTCACTTCTTTTAATTATTTTACTGTTCGGTTCCTGTGTAAAACAGGTGCTGGATAAAAAGCCGGTCAGCAGTTTTCCGGGAGAGGATTTCTATAAAACGCCCGACGATGCGCAGGCAGGTGTCAATGGCATTTACAATGCCGCACAGGGTGTGTTCCGGATCAATTTTGCTTACTGGGGCGAAGCAAGGGCCGATAATGTGCAAACCGCCCAATCCGGAGAAAGCCTGACGCTCACACAGAATAACCTTACCGAATCAGCAGTATCGGCAAACTGGACGGGTTTATATACCATGATCAGCCGCGCCAATTATGCCATAGCTTATATACCCAACGCCTATCCCGGTGATCCGGACGGAGGTAAACAGCTGATGGGCCAGGCCCGTGCCTTACGTGCGCTTGCCTACTTTTACCTGGTAAGGGTTTGGGGAGATGTGCCTCTGGTCACTGAGCCCTATACCTCTATAGAACAGGATATTTTTGTCAGTAAAACCAATAAGGAACAGGTACTGGATCAGATTGAAACGGATCTTGGCTATGCGGTTCAGAATTGTGCAGACCGGTTCAACAACAACGACGACCGGATCAAATTCACAAAAGGAGGTGCCTATGCATTGCTTGCCCAGGTTTACATGTGGCGGAAAAAATATGCGGAGGCAGCCACCGCATCAAAAATGGTGCTTGATAACAGCCTCTACACGCTCGCCGCTTCTATGGACGATTGGGGAAAAATATTTACCAATAGTTATTCTTCCGAAAGCATTTTTGAAATAGGCTACAATGAAACTCAAACCAACTCGTTAAGGGTGCTTTATGCTGTAGGATCCGACGCCATGTTCACACCTTCTGCAAAATTCCGTTCCTCCTATGAGCAGGGCGACAAACGGATCCCTTATGTATATGATACTACGGTAGCAACGCCCAAAGCCATCTGGAAATTCCTGGGGAAAGGCGTCAGTGATGAAGATCCCTCCCCCTCCCGTCAGAACATCGTGTTAATACGCCTTGCAGACATCCTGTTGCTGAGGGCTGAAGCGCTGGCCCGGACCGGCGGTACCAATATTGCAGAGTCCCTGAGCTTATTAAACCGCATCCGGCAGCGGGCCGGCTTGCCCGCTTTTGAAACGGAAGCCGCTGCGGCCGCCCGTTATGGTGACCTGGAATCGGCCATTTTACATGAACGTTCCATTGAGCTTTGTTTTGAAGGGCACCGGTGGTTTGACCTGGTACGTACGGGAAAGGCGATCACCACCATGCGCCCGGTTAACGGCCTTAGCGATGAACGCAACCTGGTATGGCCGGTTTTTGTAAGTGTTTTAAATAAAAACCCCAACCTGGAGCAAAGCGAGTTCTATAAATAA
- a CDS encoding DUF7594 domain-containing protein codes for MKTNIKNPGLPTFLGLLFLNVCYLFLLPACEKQKNFSYEYDNPGGKMSISAWQFVQQTDSLALLSEAITAAGLQDYYSNAEVHTFIMPTNAAFRTYMSVNKYTSIAAIPVPILRNTLLYHIVKAKVLFSDPALSQNNNPIAYETANGQSMYLSHNANYQGLINEQTNKSWTISVSNLEPVNGVIHIVPELVYFSAKTAGTNIPDPAIVSDTIYATQDTYINGGSLKASNFGSDPLIKLKNVDGSGDYDRKIYLMFDLNQLTKTGTLRNASIEVGVNFTHGLGLKMDLYNVADTSWSEKSMNWNNAPAPDQTPVASLVTGKVATFQWNCTGFIGPRLQQPRKISVMLDGEAKGNETNDLISKENPLSKPPRLVVTFSSGNSMLEMGINNGMTVSKGGIAVLKTAMLEMKGAAPADIIYTLESAPANGWLIMGSSILTTGSKFTQLDLDMSNIVYVHSGSGGAADQLSLSVADPDGGLIEPFDFNISIQ; via the coding sequence ATGAAAACGAATATAAAAAATCCGGGACTTCCAACATTTCTGGGACTGCTCTTCCTGAATGTATGTTACCTGTTTCTTTTACCGGCTTGCGAGAAGCAAAAAAATTTCAGCTACGAATATGACAATCCGGGGGGAAAAATGAGCATCTCCGCCTGGCAATTTGTGCAGCAGACAGACTCCCTGGCATTGTTAAGCGAAGCCATTACTGCTGCCGGGCTTCAGGATTATTATTCCAATGCCGAAGTACATACCTTTATTATGCCAACGAACGCCGCCTTCCGGACCTATATGTCTGTAAACAAATACACCAGCATCGCAGCCATTCCCGTCCCGATCCTCCGGAATACGCTTTTATACCATATTGTAAAAGCGAAAGTGCTTTTTTCAGATCCGGCCCTGTCACAGAATAACAATCCCATTGCCTATGAAACCGCAAACGGGCAATCGATGTACCTGTCTCACAACGCCAATTACCAGGGGCTGATCAATGAACAGACCAATAAAAGCTGGACGATATCCGTCTCCAACCTGGAGCCGGTGAACGGCGTTATCCATATTGTTCCGGAACTCGTTTATTTTTCTGCCAAAACAGCCGGCACCAATATACCCGATCCGGCAATTGTCAGCGATACCATTTATGCCACGCAGGATACCTACATCAACGGCGGAAGTCTGAAGGCGTCCAACTTCGGGAGCGATCCCCTGATCAAACTGAAAAATGTGGATGGCAGCGGTGATTACGATCGCAAGATCTACCTGATGTTCGACTTAAACCAGCTCACCAAAACAGGCACCCTGCGAAACGCCAGCATCGAGGTGGGCGTCAATTTTACGCATGGCCTTGGCTTAAAAATGGATCTGTATAACGTTGCGGATACCAGCTGGTCAGAAAAATCAATGAACTGGAACAATGCACCGGCACCGGACCAAACACCCGTGGCATCCCTTGTTACCGGAAAGGTGGCCACCTTTCAGTGGAACTGTACCGGCTTTATTGGCCCCCGCCTGCAACAACCCCGGAAGATTTCCGTAATGCTCGACGGAGAAGCAAAGGGCAATGAAACCAATGACCTGATCTCCAAAGAAAATCCGCTCAGCAAGCCCCCCCGCCTGGTGGTTACCTTCTCCTCCGGGAACAGCATGCTTGAAATGGGAATCAATAATGGAATGACGGTTTCAAAAGGCGGTATTGCAGTGCTGAAAACAGCAATGCTTGAGATGAAAGGCGCCGCACCGGCCGATATTATTTACACCCTGGAATCAGCACCCGCAAACGGATGGCTGATCATGGGCTCCTCCATTCTTACCACCGGCAGTAAATTCACGCAGCTGGATCTGGATATGAGCAATATCGTCTATGTACATTCCGGTTCAGGCGGTGCTGCCGATCAACTTTCCCTTTCGGTTGCAGACCCCGACGGTGGTCTGATCGAACCTTTCGATTTTAACATCAGCATTCAGTAA